In the Arthrobacter sp. CDRTa11 genome, AAGGTGCCATTGTCTTCATACCTTGAAGCCCAGGAACTCGGGGCAGTGACCGGTTCGCCCACGGATCAGGGGCCGAACCACCGGTCCCAGCAGACACTGCTGGCCGCCCACGCCAAAGCGCTGCGTTCCCACGTGGACGCGCTCAGCACCAAGAAGTACTGGGACATTCCCGGCAACTCCCCCGAACTGGTGATCTGCTTTATCCCCGCCGAATCAATTTTGGCGGCGGCCCTGATGGCGGATGCCACCCTGCTGGACCATGCGTTGTCCCGGAACGTAGTGCTGGCATCGCCCAGCACCTTGCTCGCCGTGCTCAAATCCGTGGCGTTTACGTGGCGCCAGGATGTTCTGACGGACAGCGCCCGGGAGCTCTTTGACCTGGCCAGGCAGCTGTATGAGCGCATGGGAACCCTCGGCGAGAACGTCAGCAAGCTGGGGTCGTCACTGAAGTCCTCGGTGGATCGCTACAACTCAATGATCGGCACCCTTGAGGCCCGGGTGCTGCCGACGGCACGGAAACTCAACGCGCTTGATGAAACGGGCCTGCTGACACCCCCGGCGCTGGAGGTGACGCCCCGGTCCGTCGCTGCTCCAGAGCTCCAGCTGCGCGATACTGCCGCCTAGGCGGCAGCCGGCTGGGCGGCGCGCCGGTTGGTTGGTGCGCAGCTTGGTTACCGGGCCATCCTTAGGACTGGTCGCGGGACCGGCGGCCGCCGAGGGCGCGGCTGACGTCGCCAGCCTCTTTCAGGGTTGCCCGAAGTTCCTTGGGCAACGAGAAGAGAAGATCTTCTTCGGCGGTGACAACTTCTTCCACGGAACCGTAGCCGTAATCGGCCAGCAGCCGCAGCACGTCCTTGACCAGTACCTCGGGGACGGACGCCCCGGATGTCACGCCCACGGTGCCAACGCCTTCGAACCAGGCCTCATCCACCTCGTTGGCGAAGTCCACGCGGTACGAGGCCTTGGCGCCGTACTCCAGTGCAACTTCTACAAGCCGGACGGAGTTCGAGGAATTGGCTGAACCCACCACAATGACCAGGTCAGCCTGCGGCGAGATCTTCTTGATGGCCACCTGCCGATTGGTGGTGGCGTAGCAGATGTCGTCGCTGGGCGGATCCTGCAGGGTGGGAAAGCGTTCCTTGAGCAACCGGACTGTTTCCATGGTTTCGTCCACGCTGAGGGTGGTCTGCGAGAGCCAAATGACCTTTTCCGGGTCCCTGACGGTGACTTTGTCCACTTCGTGGGGACCATTAATGATCTGGATGTGTTCCGGGGCTTCGCCGGCGGTTCCTTCAACTTCCTCATGGCCGTCGTGGCCGATCAGCAGGATGTCGAAGTCGTCCTTGGCGAACCGCACGGCTTCCTTGTGCACTTTGGTGACCAGGGGGCAGGTGGCGTCGATGGTCCGCAGCCCGCGGTCTTCTGCGGACTGAACAACGGCAGGCGATACACCGTGTGCGGAGAAGATCACCAGTGCGCCCTCAGGAACTTCGTCGGTTTCGTCAACGAAGATGGCCCCCTGGGCCTCGAGCGAGCTGACCACGTGAACGTTGTGCACGATCTGTTTCCGGACGTATACCGGGGGCCCGTAGTGCTCAAGCGCCTTTTCCACGGCGATCACGGCCCTGTCCACACCCGCGCAATACCCGCGGGGCGCGGCCAGCAGGACCTTCTTGGGACCGGTTACCGGTGCCGCGGCGAATACTTCCTCGGGGGTGCGCCGCCTTCGTGGGACGGTCGGCATCGAGAGGGAAACTGCTGTGGAGGTCATCTGTCCATGCTACCGGGTTGCGGGCCGGCGCCCCGGCGAGGCGATCCGGATCACAAGTCCCGCGACCAACAGGGCGCTGCCGGCGATGGCGGTCCCCAGAATCCAGGACCGGAAGTCACCGGCGGACGCGGCGACAAGCTCGTTCCGGAACATGTCGGCAAGTTCATTGCCGCTACCTGTGCTAAGCACAGCGTCGATGCCCACCTGCAGTCCTGCCGTCCACAGGCCGGCCAGCAGCAGGCCGGCAACGCCAATCGAGACGATCACGGCCCAGCGGCGTCGGGCGGCCACCAACGCCAGCAAAAAGGCGATGCCGGCGCCTGCCGCCAGCCCGTACCCCATGGGAGCGTAGCCCCGCAGGGCGTCCACCAGCTGGCGCTGGCTGGGCTGTCCGACGTCGATCAGTGTCTCCGCGGGCGCTTCCAACGGCAATCCGGAGGTGCTTGAGATTTCTTCAATTCCCAACGCCACCAGCGGTGCCACGTCCAGCGTGAGGGATGCTGCTGCGCCCGCCTCGGGCGTCCGCGAACCGCTGGTCGAGAAGCTCAGGCGATGGCTCCTGCGCAGCGTCTCCTCCCACGCGGCAAGGTAACCGGGCAGCCCGGCCATAGACGTGGCGGCCGATTCGAGCACCGGCTGGACGGCGTCGGCCAGCGCGTCCGGAATGCTGCTGGTGTCCACGGCCCCAACGGCGGCGGCAGCAAGCCGTTGCTGGAACGCTTCGTCCCTGCCGAGCGGAGCGGCCAGCGCCACAAACCCATCCTCCTGGACGATGTTGCGGTCAAGCCATATCGACGGCACTGCCACGGCAGCCAGCAGCGCGCCCAGGATAAGGGCAATGGCGGAAACAAAAGTTCGCAAGGCAAACCCCTTGTGGTCGACGGCGGTCCTGCCATCCTAGGGGTGCTTGCTGGGCAAAGAATGTCAGCCTGCGGTGGTACAGCTTATGGATAAGGTTGAAGTAGAGCCCCGCCCCAGCCGACACCACCGCAAATACCAGATAGAGGAACGCCCATGCCACCAGCCACAGCTTTCCCGGGGCGGCGTGTGTATGTCTGACCCCGCAGCCTTGCCGGGCATGGCGGCCACCACGCTGCCCGCCACAGCCGCCGAAACAAGCCCGGACAATCCCTGGCCGTTGCAGCTGCTGTCCCAGAAGCTGAAAGCGCACATCGACCGGACCCCTTCGGCCTGGGTGGAGGGCCAGGTCATCGAACTGAGCCGGCGCGGCACCAACGCCTACCTGACGCTGCGGGATGTTGATGCGGAAGTTTCGCTGCCCGCATCGGTATGGTCCAAGATCCTGGACCGGCAGAACATGCCCTTGGAGCGCGGATCCCGCGTAGTCGCCCTGCTCAAGCCGGAGTTTTGGCTGAAAACAGGCCGCCTGAACATGCTGGTCCGGGACATCAGGCCCGTTGGATTGGGTGACCTCCTGGCACGGATCGAGCGGCTGCGCCAGGCCCTCTCCGCCGAAGGTCTCTTTGCCGATTCCCGCAAGAAGCCGCTGCCGCTGCTCCCCCACCGCATCGGGCTGATTACCGGACGTGATTCGGACGCTAAGAAGGACATCCTGCGCAACGCTGCGCTGCGCTGGCCCGCCGTTGAATTTGAGCTCCGGGAAGTGGCCGTCCAGGGCAATGCGGCGGTATCGCAGATCATCAGGGCTCTTCGGGACCTTGACGGCCACCCCGACGTTGATGTCATCGTCATAGCGCGCGGCGGGGGCGCCCTGGAGGACCTTCTGCCATTCAACAGCGAAGAACTGGTCCGGGCGGTTGCCGCTGCGGCCACTCCAATTGTCAGCGCCATCGGGCACGAAGCCGACCGCCCGCTGCTCGACGACGTGGCGGACCTGAGGGCTTCCACCCCCACCGATGCTGCCAAGCGGATCGTACCGGATGTGGCGGAGGAACTGGCCGGAGTGCGCCAGGCCCGGGATCATTTGCGGCGATCAATCGGCCGGCTCGTTGACAGGGAGACGGACCGTTTGTCCTCGCTTCATTCGCGGCCGGTCATGGCTGCACCCGAGGGGATGATTACGCTCCGTGCCGAAGAGGTGGAGCGGCTCCTGCGCCGGGCATCCGCCGCAGTGAGTTCCACGGTGGTCAGGGCGGCGGACCAGCTGGTCCACCTGCAGACCCAGGTGCGGTCGCTGTCACCGCAAAATACCCTGGACCGGGGTTATGCGGTGGTGGAGCTCGCCGGCCCGCGCGCGGCAACGAAAGACAACCCTTCCGGCCACTCCGTGGTCCGGGACCCCTCCGAGGCACCGGCCGGAACGCCGCTCAAGGTGCGGGTTGCCCTCGGACAATTCGGAGCCGCATCCACAGGCACCGTTCAGCAAGGAATGAAAGAAGGAGAAGCACATGACTGAAGCAACCCCCGCTTCCGATATTGATGAGCTGAGCTATGAGGAGGCCAGGGAAAGGCTTATTGACGTAGTCGCGAAACTTGAGGCCGGGGGCGCGAGCCTGGAAGAATCGCTGGCTCTGTGGGAACGGGGCGAAGCACTTGCCAAGCGCTGCGAAGAGTGGCTCGAGGGAGCCCGGAAACGACTGGCAGCTGCCCGGGACCAGCCTCTGTAGCGCGCAACACCAGTCAGCAGGTTAAGCTCAGGACCGTTCCACGATCTCCCGCTCGACGGCGACGTCGAAATCGGCCTTGGGCCACTCCAGGTGCAGGTCTGCGAACGCGCCGAGCACCAGTTGCTGGACGGCGATCCTGGCAAACCATTTTTTGTTGGCCGGCACCACGTGCCACGGTGCCACCTCGGTGTTTGTCTCGTCGATGGCAACCTGGTACGCCGCCATGTAGTCGGCCCAAAAGGCCCGCTCGTCCAAGTCACCGCGGCTGTACTTCCAGTGCTTGGCCGGGTTGTCCAACCGGGCCAGGAGCCGCTCCTTCTGCTCATCCCGGCTGATGTAAAGCATGACCTTAACAATCTTCGTTCCCGAGTCCGTGAGCCGGGCCTCGAATTCGTTGATGGCTACATACCGGCGCTTCAGCTCTTCAGGAGGTGTCCAGCCATGGACCCGGTGAATCAGGACGTCCTCATACTGGGAACGGTCGAAGATGCCCACCATTCCGGCTGCCGGCACCTCCTTCTCGATCCGCCAGAGGAAGTCATAGGACTTTTCTTCCGGAGTGGGGGCCTTGAACGCCTTGAACTGGACGCCCTGCGGATCCATTGGGGCCATCACATGATTGACGATTCCGCCCTTGCCCGCGGTATCCATTCCCTGCAGGATCAGCAGGAGCCGTTTAGTCCCGCCAAATCTTGATTCCGCAAACAGCTTTTCCTGGTATTCAGCCAATTTCCCGTCCAGATCGGCCAGGAGAGCTTTCCCGTCCGCCTTCATCCCGCTGAACCCGGGTGTGGCATCGGGGTCTGTGTCCGCCAGGGCAAATCCGTTGCCAACCTTCAGGGTCTTGGAAGGGTGTTTGGTGAAGTCAACCAGGCGGGCCATGGGCATCCTTTGTCCGAGGTTCCACGGGCGGAAGGACCCGTCCCCACAGGCTAGTTCCCCTGATACCTGCTAAGGAAGTCCCCCATGCGCCCTACGGCTTCTTCAATGTCCTTGACGTTGGGCAGGGTGACCATCCGGAAGTGGTCCGGACGAACCCAGTTGAAGGCCCGGCCGTGCGAGACCAGGATTTTCTGTTCCCTGAGCAGGTCCAGGACGAACTTCTCGTCATCCCGGATATGGAAAACCTCAGGATCAAGGCGGGGGAACAGATACAGCGCGCCCCTGGCCTGCTGGGTGCTCACACCAGGGATGGCGTTGAGCATGTCGTACGCCTTGTTGCGCTGTTCAAGCAGCCGTCCCCCGGGCAGGATAAGGTCGTTGATGCTCTGGTAGCCGCCCAGCGCCGTCTGGATGGCATGCTGGGCGGGAACGTTGGCGCAGAGCCGCATGTTGGCGAGCAGGCTGATGCCCTCCAGATAATCGGCCGCGTCCTTCTTCGGGCCCGAGATGGCCATCCAGCCGGCGCGGTACCCGCACACCCGGTAGGCCTTCGACAGTCCGCTGAACGTCAGGCAGAGCACGTGGTCACCCGTCAGCGACGCGAGGTTGATGTGCTCGGCGTCCTCGTAGAGGATCTTTTCGTAAATTTCGTCGGCGAAAAGCACCAGCCCGTGCTTCTCCGCCAGCGCCACGATCTTTTTCAAGGTCTGCTCGGGGTACACCGCCCCCGTGGGGTTGTTCGGGTTAATGACCACGATTCCCTTGGTGCGCGGCGTGATCTTGGCTTCCAGGTCTTCAAGGTCCGGCTGCCAGCCTGACTCTTCGTCACAGAGGTAGTGCACCGGCTTGCCGGTGGCGAGAGCAACTGACGCCGTCCACAGCGGGTAGTCGGGCGTGGGAATCAGGACCTCGTCGCCGTCGTCCAGCAAAGCCATGAGTGACATGGTGATCAGTTCACTGACGCCGTTGCCCAGGTAGATGTCGTCCACATGGATGTTCTGGATGCCGCGGGTCTGGTAGTACTGCGAGACGGCGGTGCGTGCGGAGAAGATGCCCCGGGAGTCGCTGTATCCCTGGGCGTGGGGCAGGTGGCGGATCATGTCCACCAGGATGGCGTCCGGCGCTTCAAACCCAAACGGCGCGGGGTTTCCGATGTTCAGTTTGAGGATCCGGTGACCCTCCGCCTCCATTTGCTGGGCTGCCTGAAGAATCGGTCCACGAATGTCGTAAAGGACGTTATGAAGCTTGGTGGACTGCTTGAATTCTGCCATTCATCAAATATGCCACAGGGAGGATGTACTTCCGTTGAGACGTCGGACACATGCAATCGCAGTGACGATCACTCTGGTGATGATCCCGATGGCGGTGCCCGGCTTCCGGAAGCCGGGCACCGCCGTCGGGAGCTGCTGAGGCCCCCAGGGCGCTACGTGACGATTCCTTCGTCCTTCAGCCACGCGGCGGCAGCGTCCTTCGGGTTCTGTTTCTGGCTGCCGCTGACTGCCCTGTTGAGGTCCACGAGGTCCTCTGTGGTCAGGAGCCGGGAGACGGCATTGAGCGCATCTTTCGCCTTGTCTGTCAGCTTTTCCTTGTTGTAAACCGGCAGGACCTGTTGCGCCTTGAAGTTGTTTTT is a window encoding:
- a CDS encoding DNA recombination protein RmuC, with product MDAFALILALFMLLLGALAGAAVTFLSLRRRSSALEEDFDAVSARLSDVSAQFAAADAERRLLSLQNRELGEARSQDGSVLRALAPVAEKLTAVQQQVALLERDRLEQYGQLAQQLQEARLSDEQLIRSTHALESALRSNSARGQWGEVQLRRVVEASGMLRHVDFLEQVHSAGGDSAVRPDLVVQLPGEKQLVVDAKVPLSSYLEAQELGAVTGSPTDQGPNHRSQQTLLAAHAKALRSHVDALSTKKYWDIPGNSPELVICFIPAESILAAALMADATLLDHALSRNVVLASPSTLLAVLKSVAFTWRQDVLTDSARELFDLARQLYERMGTLGENVSKLGSSLKSSVDRYNSMIGTLEARVLPTARKLNALDETGLLTPPALEVTPRSVAAPELQLRDTAA
- the xseA gene encoding exodeoxyribonuclease VII large subunit, whose product is MSDPAALPGMAATTLPATAAETSPDNPWPLQLLSQKLKAHIDRTPSAWVEGQVIELSRRGTNAYLTLRDVDAEVSLPASVWSKILDRQNMPLERGSRVVALLKPEFWLKTGRLNMLVRDIRPVGLGDLLARIERLRQALSAEGLFADSRKKPLPLLPHRIGLITGRDSDAKKDILRNAALRWPAVEFELREVAVQGNAAVSQIIRALRDLDGHPDVDVIVIARGGGALEDLLPFNSEELVRAVAAAATPIVSAIGHEADRPLLDDVADLRASTPTDAAKRIVPDVAEELAGVRQARDHLRRSIGRLVDRETDRLSSLHSRPVMAAPEGMITLRAEEVERLLRRASAAVSSTVVRAADQLVHLQTQVRSLSPQNTLDRGYAVVELAGPRAATKDNPSGHSVVRDPSEAPAGTPLKVRVALGQFGAASTGTVQQGMKEGEAHD
- a CDS encoding polyphosphate kinase 2 family protein, with product MARLVDFTKHPSKTLKVGNGFALADTDPDATPGFSGMKADGKALLADLDGKLAEYQEKLFAESRFGGTKRLLLILQGMDTAGKGGIVNHVMAPMDPQGVQFKAFKAPTPEEKSYDFLWRIEKEVPAAGMVGIFDRSQYEDVLIHRVHGWTPPEELKRRYVAINEFEARLTDSGTKIVKVMLYISRDEQKERLLARLDNPAKHWKYSRGDLDERAFWADYMAAYQVAIDETNTEVAPWHVVPANKKWFARIAVQQLVLGAFADLHLEWPKADFDVAVEREIVERS
- a CDS encoding 4-hydroxy-3-methylbut-2-enyl diphosphate reductase — encoded protein: MTSTAVSLSMPTVPRRRRTPEEVFAAAPVTGPKKVLLAAPRGYCAGVDRAVIAVEKALEHYGPPVYVRKQIVHNVHVVSSLEAQGAIFVDETDEVPEGALVIFSAHGVSPAVVQSAEDRGLRTIDATCPLVTKVHKEAVRFAKDDFDILLIGHDGHEEVEGTAGEAPEHIQIINGPHEVDKVTVRDPEKVIWLSQTTLSVDETMETVRLLKERFPTLQDPPSDDICYATTNRQVAIKKISPQADLVIVVGSANSSNSVRLVEVALEYGAKASYRVDFANEVDEAWFEGVGTVGVTSGASVPEVLVKDVLRLLADYGYGSVEEVVTAEEDLLFSLPKELRATLKEAGDVSRALGGRRSRDQS
- a CDS encoding exodeoxyribonuclease VII small subunit yields the protein MTEATPASDIDELSYEEARERLIDVVAKLEAGGASLEESLALWERGEALAKRCEEWLEGARKRLAAARDQPL
- a CDS encoding pyridoxal phosphate-dependent aminotransferase, with the translated sequence MAEFKQSTKLHNVLYDIRGPILQAAQQMEAEGHRILKLNIGNPAPFGFEAPDAILVDMIRHLPHAQGYSDSRGIFSARTAVSQYYQTRGIQNIHVDDIYLGNGVSELITMSLMALLDDGDEVLIPTPDYPLWTASVALATGKPVHYLCDEESGWQPDLEDLEAKITPRTKGIVVINPNNPTGAVYPEQTLKKIVALAEKHGLVLFADEIYEKILYEDAEHINLASLTGDHVLCLTFSGLSKAYRVCGYRAGWMAISGPKKDAADYLEGISLLANMRLCANVPAQHAIQTALGGYQSINDLILPGGRLLEQRNKAYDMLNAIPGVSTQQARGALYLFPRLDPEVFHIRDDEKFVLDLLREQKILVSHGRAFNWVRPDHFRMVTLPNVKDIEEAVGRMGDFLSRYQGN